A stretch of Borreliella spielmanii DNA encodes these proteins:
- a CDS encoding DUF603 domain-containing protein has protein sequence MKKVKRSFDDYVAYFRQGSLNDKEIAARLGVSRVN, from the coding sequence TTGAAGAAAGTTAAAAGATCTTTTGATGATTATGTTGCATATTTTAGACAAGGCTCACTAAATGATAAAGAAATAGCAGCTAGACTTGGAGTTTCTAGAGTAAATG